From Chryseobacterium sp. H1D6B, a single genomic window includes:
- a CDS encoding carcinine hydrolase/isopenicillin-N N-acyltransferase family protein, with protein MQKIALLILISILSSINTIKACTIFSCSRGGETFVAANEDDTTPFTRIWYNPSTKDRYGSVCFGAPDMQIAAAMNEHGLFFDYTAANYDLSKLNLTNPYRGDIMWEILGKCKNVKEAMVILKKYDYISSSKVLLADKEGNSITINPKGIIEKSGEFQVNANCNMINGKLSCLRPEMAAEMLSGSKENNVNFLKTILDKTHQEGELNTLYSTICDLKKGIIYVYLFHDYNTAYKIDLKSELKKGYRIEKLADHFPSSFAYENFSKNHSLYLKESIFQEMINNGIEKTIDHYTAESEKTFPKNEKLNAALLEAALQLIKYSWNEHNSGGTWDYWFSKPDGYDIIQYKDPKLTSAEKLLTYLSANENKDIKLQNFMYEILGFISLTQGKAGTAKEFYKKSISCPEETYAVTLERGNEMMKRLNK; from the coding sequence ATGCAAAAAATCGCCCTTTTAATTTTGATCAGTATCCTATCCAGTATTAATACTATTAAAGCCTGTACCATTTTCTCCTGTTCCCGAGGAGGAGAGACCTTTGTGGCAGCCAATGAAGACGACACCACTCCATTCACTAGAATATGGTATAATCCCAGCACCAAAGACCGTTACGGCTCTGTCTGCTTCGGGGCTCCTGATATGCAGATAGCCGCAGCAATGAATGAACATGGATTATTTTTCGATTATACAGCAGCCAACTATGACCTGAGTAAATTAAATCTTACAAATCCTTACAGGGGAGATATCATGTGGGAGATATTAGGCAAATGCAAAAATGTAAAAGAAGCGATGGTTATCTTAAAAAAATATGACTACATCTCATCTTCCAAAGTGTTACTAGCTGACAAAGAAGGAAACTCCATTACGATTAATCCTAAAGGCATTATAGAAAAGAGCGGTGAGTTTCAGGTGAACGCAAACTGCAATATGATCAATGGGAAACTATCCTGCCTGAGACCGGAAATGGCAGCAGAAATGCTTTCCGGCTCAAAAGAAAACAATGTGAACTTTCTAAAAACCATTCTAGACAAAACTCATCAAGAAGGGGAACTCAACACTTTATATTCTACAATCTGCGATTTAAAAAAAGGAATTATTTATGTTTATCTTTTCCACGACTATAATACAGCTTATAAGATTGATCTAAAATCTGAATTAAAAAAAGGATATAGAATAGAAAAACTTGCCGATCATTTTCCTAGTTCATTTGCTTACGAAAATTTCTCAAAGAATCATTCCCTGTATCTTAAAGAATCAATTTTTCAGGAAATGATAAACAACGGTATAGAAAAAACAATTGACCATTATACAGCAGAAAGTGAAAAAACTTTTCCAAAAAATGAAAAATTAAATGCCGCTTTATTGGAAGCAGCCTTACAGCTTATCAAATATTCATGGAACGAACATAACAGCGGAGGAACGTGGGATTATTGGTTCAGCAAACCTGATGGGTACGATATAATACAATATAAAGATCCAAAACTTACTTCTGCTGAAAAACTTTTAACATATTTATCTGCCAATGAAAATAAAGATATCAAACTCCAAAATTTCATGTACGAAATTTTAGGATTTATAAGTCTTACCCAGGGAAAAGCCGGCACAGCAAAAGAATTTTATAAAAAATCGATTTCATGCCCCGAGGAAACGTATGCAGTTACTTTAGAAAGAGGAAACGAGATGATGAAGAGACTAAATAAATAG